From the genome of Rathayibacter sp. VKM Ac-2804:
CGTCAGTCCGCCGCGCCGCTCGCGATCTGCTCGTGGTGGTGGATGACCTCGGCGACGATGAAGCCGAGGAACTTCTCCGCGAAGGCCGGGTCGAGGTGCGCGTCCTCCGCCAGGGCCCGCAGCCGCGCGATCTGGCGCGACTCGCGCTCGAGGTCGGCGGGCGGCAGCCCGTGCGCCGCCTTCAGCCGCCCGACCTTCTGCGTGAACTTGAAGCGCTCGGCGAGCAGGTGGATCAGCGCCGCGTCGATGTTGTCGATGCTCTGACGGATCTGCTCGAGCTCGGCCAGCGCCTCGGCGTCCGACCCCTCGCGCGACGGTTCCTCGATCATGCCTCCGACCCTAACGGACCGGCACCGGACGACCCACGGCGGCACGACGAAGGCCCCCGCCCATCACGGGGCAGGGGCCTTCGAGGAGAAGGAGTGTCAGTCGACGATGTTGAGCACGACGTCGACGTTGCCGCGGGTGGCGTTCGAGTACGGGCACATGGTGTGCGCCTTCTCGGCGACGGC
Proteins encoded in this window:
- a CDS encoding chorismate mutase translates to MIEEPSREGSDAEALAELEQIRQSIDNIDAALIHLLAERFKFTQKVGRLKAAHGLPPADLERESRQIARLRALAEDAHLDPAFAEKFLGFIVAEVIHHHEQIASGAAD